One Pleurocapsa sp. PCC 7327 DNA segment encodes these proteins:
- the galE gene encoding UDP-glucose 4-epimerase GalE has protein sequence MSSVKPTILVTGGAGYIGSHAVLALQQAGYEVIVLDNLSYGHPELIQEVLKVELIVGDTSDRALLANLFTSREIAAVMHFAAFIAVGESVVEPVKYYHNNVVGTLTLLEAMLAAGVKKFVFSSTCAIYGMPKEVPMTENHPRDPLSPYAASKEMVERILADFDGAYGLKSVAFRYFNASGADPSGLLGEDHNPETHLIPLALLTALGKRQSLSIFGTDYSTSDGTAIRDYIHVSDLADAHVLGLEYLLAGGNSDVFNLGNGNGFSVREVIETARKVTSREIPVVESPRRAGDAPILVGSAQKAREILGWNPQYADLTTIVSHAWQWHQKRHGNS, from the coding sequence GTGTCATCAGTTAAACCGACAATTCTCGTTACGGGCGGGGCGGGTTATATTGGCTCTCATGCCGTCCTTGCCTTACAACAGGCAGGCTATGAAGTCATTGTTCTGGATAACTTGTCCTACGGTCATCCAGAATTAATACAAGAGGTTTTAAAAGTAGAACTCATTGTTGGAGATACGAGCGATCGCGCTTTGCTCGCCAATCTCTTTACTAGCCGCGAAATCGCTGCCGTAATGCACTTTGCCGCTTTTATTGCCGTTGGAGAATCGGTAGTCGAGCCTGTCAAATACTATCATAACAACGTAGTGGGAACGCTAACCCTGCTGGAAGCCATGCTCGCTGCCGGAGTCAAGAAGTTTGTCTTCTCTTCTACTTGCGCCATTTATGGGATGCCGAAAGAAGTTCCCATGACCGAAAATCATCCCCGCGATCCCCTCAGTCCTTATGCAGCGAGTAAGGAGATGGTAGAGAGAATCCTCGCCGATTTTGATGGGGCTTATGGCTTAAAATCCGTTGCTTTTCGCTATTTTAATGCATCCGGTGCCGATCCGAGCGGTTTGTTAGGGGAAGATCACAACCCAGAAACTCACCTCATTCCCCTGGCTTTATTAACTGCTTTAGGAAAACGGCAATCCCTGTCTATTTTTGGCACCGATTATTCTACTTCCGACGGAACTGCCATTCGAGATTACATTCACGTCAGCGATTTAGCCGACGCACACGTTTTAGGATTGGAATATCTATTGGCTGGTGGCAATAGCGACGTTTTTAATCTGGGCAACGGCAATGGTTTTTCCGTGCGAGAAGTAATAGAGACCGCAAGGAAAGTAACGAGTCGGGAAATCCCTGTCGTCGAGAGTCCTCGTCGGGCCGGCGATGCGCCGATTCTAGTAGGTAGCGCCCAAAAAGCCAGAGAAATTCTCGGCTGGAATCCCCAATATGCAGATTTGACTACCATTGTCAGCCACGCTTGGCAATGGCATCAGAAGCGCCATGGAAACAGTTAA
- a CDS encoding metal-sensing transcriptional repressor, whose translation MEAKPLTNSTHPSPQKILHPSENAHQHGDRVHTHEGQGKPHVHSEASLRQIVNRLSRIEGHIRGIKTMVTESRPCPEVLIQIAAVRGAIDRVARLILDEHLSECIARAADEGNIDEEIEQLKAALDRFLP comes from the coding sequence TTCAACTCATCCAAGTCCGCAGAAAATTTTGCATCCGTCAGAAAATGCTCATCAACATGGCGATCGCGTCCACACTCATGAGGGGCAAGGCAAGCCTCACGTTCATAGCGAAGCTTCTCTGCGGCAGATTGTGAATCGACTGTCTCGTATAGAGGGACACATACGCGGAATTAAAACAATGGTGACAGAAAGCCGTCCGTGTCCTGAAGTATTAATCCAAATTGCTGCCGTTCGCGGCGCGATCGATCGCGTGGCGCGCCTAATTTTAGACGAACATCTGAGCGAGTGCATTGCCCGTGCTGCCGATGAGGGTAATATCGATGAAGAGATCGAACAGTTAAAAGCCGCCCTCGATCGCTTTTTGCCCTAA